One stretch of Comamonas testosteroni DNA includes these proteins:
- a CDS encoding efflux RND transporter periplasmic adaptor subunit has product MNEHSKLSNRRRWAAAGVAAAVIATTAAMLGLQASHAEAPAAQAAAPAVPVSAAQVLQQDVTLWNEFSGRLEAVQRVDVQPRVSGAVQAVHFKEGALVKAGDLLFTVDPAPYVAEVDRAEAQVVAAKARMAYTQSESERATRLWDERAIAQKEYDERVNARREADANLRAAQAALQTAKLNLGYTQVKAPVSGRVGRIEVTVGNLVSSGAGAPVLTTLVSVDPMYASFDADEQIVAQALQGLQSASQGRSTRALIETIPVQMGVGTSGGTPYAGHLQLIDNQVDAKSGTVRVRAVFGNVDGTLMAGQFARIRMGQPQTTQAVLINERAVGTDQSKKFVLVIGADNKAEYREVQLGAPVDGLRVVTSGLKAGERIVVNGLQRVRPGVVVAPQDVPMDAKAELADGRGAAKQPTV; this is encoded by the coding sequence ATGAACGAGCACTCCAAACTCTCCAATCGCCGCCGGTGGGCCGCCGCCGGCGTCGCCGCTGCCGTGATCGCCACGACCGCCGCCATGCTGGGCCTGCAGGCATCGCACGCGGAAGCGCCGGCTGCGCAGGCCGCCGCGCCGGCCGTGCCGGTCTCGGCAGCCCAGGTTCTGCAGCAGGACGTGACGCTGTGGAATGAATTCTCCGGCCGCCTCGAAGCAGTGCAGCGCGTGGATGTGCAGCCGCGCGTCTCGGGCGCAGTGCAGGCCGTGCATTTCAAGGAAGGTGCGCTGGTCAAGGCCGGTGATCTGCTGTTCACCGTGGACCCGGCTCCCTATGTGGCAGAAGTCGATCGCGCCGAAGCCCAGGTCGTTGCCGCCAAGGCGCGCATGGCTTATACCCAGAGCGAGTCCGAGCGCGCCACGCGTCTGTGGGACGAGCGGGCGATCGCGCAGAAGGAATACGACGAGCGCGTGAATGCCCGGCGCGAGGCTGATGCGAATCTGCGCGCCGCCCAGGCGGCGCTGCAGACCGCCAAGCTGAATCTGGGCTACACCCAGGTCAAGGCTCCGGTGAGCGGGCGCGTGGGCCGCATCGAGGTCACGGTGGGCAATCTTGTGAGCTCGGGAGCCGGAGCGCCGGTGCTGACCACCCTGGTGTCGGTGGACCCGATGTATGCCAGCTTCGATGCCGACGAGCAGATCGTGGCCCAGGCGCTGCAGGGTCTGCAAAGCGCAAGCCAGGGACGCAGCACGCGTGCGCTGATTGAAACCATTCCCGTGCAGATGGGTGTGGGCACCAGCGGCGGCACACCCTATGCCGGTCATCTGCAGCTCATAGACAACCAGGTCGATGCCAAGAGTGGCACGGTGCGTGTGCGCGCCGTGTTCGGCAATGTGGACGGCACGCTCATGGCCGGCCAGTTCGCGCGGATCCGCATGGGTCAGCCACAGACCACCCAGGCCGTGCTCATCAACGAGCGCGCCGTGGGCACGGACCAGAGCAAGAAATTCGTGCTGGTGATTGGCGCCGACAACAAGGCCGAGTACCGGGAGGTGCAACTGGGCGCGCCGGTGGACGGCCTGCGCGTGGTCACTTCCGGCCTCAAGGCCGGCGAGCGCATCGTTGTCAACGGACTGCAGCGTGTGCGCCCCGGCGTGGTGGTCGCGCCGCAGGACGTGCCCATGGACGCCAAGGCCGAGCTGGCCGACGGCCGCGGCGCCGCCAAGCAGCCCACGGTCTGA